A stretch of the Gymnogyps californianus isolate 813 chromosome 15, ASM1813914v2, whole genome shotgun sequence genome encodes the following:
- the DECR2 gene encoding peroxisomal 2,4-dienoyl-CoA reductase [(3E)-enoyl-CoA-producing] isoform X2 yields the protein MAEAAAGSRLPPDVDTDDCLREYRYLFNPDILAGQVAFITGGGSGIGFRIAEIFMRHGCRTVIASRNLQRVSEASKKLVAATGQQCLPLSLDVRQPQTIMAAVDKALKEFKRIDILVNGAAGNFLCPASALSFNAFKTVIDIDTIGTFNTSKVLFEKYFRDHGGVIVNITATLSYRGQALQVHAGTAKAAIDAMTRHLAVEWGPNNVRVNSLAPGPITGTEGYRRLGGKFAEEASQFDTIPLQRAGNKTEIAHSTLYLASSLSSYVTGTTLVVDGGSWLTSANNFPALLGIASSSAKL from the exons ATGGCGGAGGCCGCCGCAGGCTCTCGGCTGCCGCCGGACGTGGACACCGACGACTGCCTCCGCGAGTACCGCTACCTCTTCAACCCCGATATCCTGGC GGGCCAGGTGGCGTTCATCACCGGTGGCGGCTCGGGCATCGGCTTCCGCATCGCCGAGATCTTCATGAG GCACGGCTGCCGGACGGTTATTGCAAGCCGGAACCTGCAGCGAGTGTCAGAG gcCTCTAAAAAGCTGGTGGCAGCCACAGGCCAGCAGTGCCTGCCTCTGTCCCTAGATGTTAGGCAGCCCCAAACCATTATGGCAGCGGTGGATAAGGCACTGAAAGAATTCAAGCGGATTGACATCCTTGTTAACG GTGCTGCGGGAAACTTTCTGTGCCCAGCCAGCGCCCTGTCCTTCAATGCCTTCAAGACAGTGATAGATATCGACACCATTGGCACCTTCAACACCTCCAAAGTCCTCTTTGAGAAATATTTCCGG gaCCACGGTGGGGTCATCGTTAACATCACGGCAACGCTGAGCTACCGAGGGCAGGCCCTCCAGGTGCATGCTGGTACTGCTAAGGCTGCCATAG ATGCCATGACCCGTCACCTTGCTGTGGAGTGGGGACCCAACAACGTTCGAGTGAACAGCTTGGCGCCAGGCCCCATTACAGGCACTGAGGGCTACCGGCGGCTGG GTGGGAAATTTGCCGAGGAAGCAAGCCAGTTTGACACGATCCCCCTCCAGCGCGCTGGGAACAAGACGGAGATCGCCCACAGCACGCTGTACCTGGCGAGCTCCCTCTCTTCCTACGTGACGGGCACCACCCTGGTCGTGGATGGCGGGAGCTGGCTGACCTCTGCCAACAACTTCCCCGCCTTGCTGGGTATTGCTTCATCCTCTGCTAAACTCTAG
- the DECR2 gene encoding peroxisomal 2,4-dienoyl-CoA reductase [(3E)-enoyl-CoA-producing] isoform X1 gives MAEAAAGSRLPPDVDTDDCLREYRYLFNPDILAGQVAFITGGGSGIGFRIAEIFMRHGCRTVIASRNLQRVSEASKKLVAATGQQCLPLSLDVRQPQTIMAAVDKALKEFKRIDILVNGAAGNFLCPASALSFNAFKTVIDIDTIGTFNTSKVLFEKYFRDHGGVIVNITATLSYRGQALQVHAGTAKAAIDAMTRHLAVEWGPNNVRVNSLAPGPITGTEGYRRLGGKFAEEASQFDTIPLQRAGNKTEIAHSTLYLASSLSSYVTGTTLVVDGGSWLTSANNFPALLDFWAAGANKNQ, from the exons ATGGCGGAGGCCGCCGCAGGCTCTCGGCTGCCGCCGGACGTGGACACCGACGACTGCCTCCGCGAGTACCGCTACCTCTTCAACCCCGATATCCTGGC GGGCCAGGTGGCGTTCATCACCGGTGGCGGCTCGGGCATCGGCTTCCGCATCGCCGAGATCTTCATGAG GCACGGCTGCCGGACGGTTATTGCAAGCCGGAACCTGCAGCGAGTGTCAGAG gcCTCTAAAAAGCTGGTGGCAGCCACAGGCCAGCAGTGCCTGCCTCTGTCCCTAGATGTTAGGCAGCCCCAAACCATTATGGCAGCGGTGGATAAGGCACTGAAAGAATTCAAGCGGATTGACATCCTTGTTAACG GTGCTGCGGGAAACTTTCTGTGCCCAGCCAGCGCCCTGTCCTTCAATGCCTTCAAGACAGTGATAGATATCGACACCATTGGCACCTTCAACACCTCCAAAGTCCTCTTTGAGAAATATTTCCGG gaCCACGGTGGGGTCATCGTTAACATCACGGCAACGCTGAGCTACCGAGGGCAGGCCCTCCAGGTGCATGCTGGTACTGCTAAGGCTGCCATAG ATGCCATGACCCGTCACCTTGCTGTGGAGTGGGGACCCAACAACGTTCGAGTGAACAGCTTGGCGCCAGGCCCCATTACAGGCACTGAGGGCTACCGGCGGCTGG GTGGGAAATTTGCCGAGGAAGCAAGCCAGTTTGACACGATCCCCCTCCAGCGCGCTGGGAACAAGACGGAGATCGCCCACAGCACGCTGTACCTGGCGAGCTCCCTCTCTTCCTACGTGACGGGCACCACCCTGGTCGTGGATGGCGGGAGCTGGCTGACCTCTGCCAACAACTTCCCCGCCTTGCTGG ATTTCTGGGCTGCGGgagcaaacaaaaatcaatga
- the LOC127022479 gene encoding LOW QUALITY PROTEIN: nucleoside diphosphate kinase, mitochondrial-like (The sequence of the model RefSeq protein was modified relative to this genomic sequence to represent the inferred CDS: inserted 1 base in 1 codon) translates to MGSLGRCLARSLLRGQPGLSRPPGPRCYGSAPPELQEKTLVLVKPDAVQRRLVGNVIQRFERRGFKLVAMKLLQADRGLLDKHYQQLQQKPFYPALLAYMTSGPLVAMVWEGYNVVRSXRAMVGDTDSAVAAAGTIRGDFSMHVSRNVVHASDSVETARREIGFWFQQDELVAWESGDRDYTYGP, encoded by the exons ATGGGCTCCCTGGGGCGCTGCCTGGCCCGGAGCCTGCTGCGGGGGCAGCCGGGCCTGAGCCGGCCCCCCGGGCCCCGCTGCTACGGCTCCG CTCccccagagctgcaggagaagacGCTGGTGCTGGTGAAGCCGGACGCGGTGCAGCGGCGGCTGGTGGGGAACGTCATCCAGCGCTTCGAGCGGCGCGGCTTCAAGCTGGTGGCCATGAAGCTGCTCCAG GCGGACCGGGGTCTCCTGGACAAGCACtaccagcagctgcagcagaagcccTTCTACCCGGCGCTCCTCGCCTACATGACCTCGGGGCCGCTGGTGGCCATG GTGTGGGAGGGCTACAACGTGGTCAGGT ACCGGGCCATGGTGGGGGACACCGACtcggcggtggcggcggcgggcaccATCCGGGGGGACTTCAGCATGCACGTCAGCAG GAACGTGGTCCATGCTAGTGACTCGGTGGAGACGGCCCGGCGGGAGATCGGCTTCTGGTTCCAGCAGGATGAGCTGGTGGCCTGGGAGAGCGGAGACCGGGACTACACCTACGGGCCCTAG